The following are from one region of the Simiduia agarivorans SA1 = DSM 21679 genome:
- a CDS encoding PilT/PilU family type 4a pilus ATPase, with translation MTTPIDNYLNILAKKDGSDLYLSAGAPPCAKFQGQLKPLSQTPYKSGEIDAIAQALMDDAQRAVFEEELEMNLAVSIAGVGRFRINIFKQRNEVSIVARNINTEIPKFENLGLPEVLKEVIMTKRGLVLFVGGTGSGKSTSLAALIDHRNSNSGGHIITIEDPVEYVHRHKKSIINQREVGVDTRSFRNALKNTLRQAPDVILIGEIRDRETMEHALEFADTGHLAISTLHANNANQALERIINFFPEERRPQLLLSLSQNLRAFVSQRLIPTIDGKRCAAVEVLLGTKTIQEMIYQSRFHEIKEIMEKSENLGMQTFDGALFHLYVAGKISHDNAIANADSANNLRLRIKLHEKGEASTAPKPQEQSSQESKPLSFGNLTLEAMDEDEDEPE, from the coding sequence ATGACTACCCCAATAGATAACTACCTCAACATCCTCGCCAAGAAAGACGGCTCAGATCTTTATCTGAGTGCTGGCGCCCCACCCTGTGCCAAATTCCAGGGGCAACTCAAACCCCTGAGCCAGACCCCGTACAAATCCGGTGAAATTGACGCCATCGCCCAGGCCCTGATGGATGATGCCCAACGGGCGGTATTCGAAGAAGAACTGGAAATGAATCTGGCGGTCTCCATTGCCGGCGTCGGCCGCTTTCGCATCAATATTTTCAAGCAACGCAACGAGGTGTCTATCGTTGCCCGCAACATCAATACAGAAATACCCAAATTCGAAAATCTTGGGCTGCCCGAGGTATTGAAAGAAGTCATCATGACCAAGCGCGGACTGGTACTGTTTGTGGGCGGGACCGGCTCGGGCAAATCCACCAGCCTTGCGGCGTTGATTGATCACCGCAACAGCAATTCCGGCGGCCACATCATCACGATTGAAGATCCGGTGGAATACGTTCACCGCCATAAAAAAAGCATCATCAACCAGCGCGAAGTGGGCGTTGATACCCGCAGTTTTCGCAATGCCCTGAAAAACACGCTGCGCCAGGCGCCGGATGTCATCCTGATCGGTGAAATCCGGGACCGCGAGACCATGGAACACGCCCTTGAATTTGCCGACACCGGCCATCTGGCCATTTCGACGTTACATGCCAACAACGCCAATCAGGCGCTCGAGCGCATTATTAATTTTTTCCCCGAAGAACGGCGCCCGCAATTACTGCTGTCGCTGTCACAGAATCTGCGCGCCTTTGTTTCCCAGCGCTTGATCCCCACCATCGACGGCAAACGCTGTGCGGCCGTTGAAGTATTGCTCGGCACCAAAACCATCCAGGAAATGATCTACCAATCCCGCTTCCATGAAATCAAAGAAATCATGGAGAAATCCGAAAACCTGGGCATGCAAACCTTTGATGGCGCGCTTTTTCACCTTTACGTCGCCGGCAAAATTTCACACGACAATGCCATTGCCAATGCCGACTCCGCCAACAACCTGAGATTACGGATCAAATTGCATGAGAAAGGCGAAGCCTCCACTGCACCAAAACCGCAAGAGCAATCAAGTCAAGAAAGCAAGCCGCTCAGCTTTGGCAACCTGACGCTGGAGGCGATGGATGAAGACGAGGACGAGCCCGAATAA
- a CDS encoding outer membrane beta-barrel protein produces the protein MKLNPSLSALALVAALMAAPVWAGNETGLYLGGSVGSAQLTYDSADAYIDDSDGGYKVFGGYNFGLVPAVDLGIEVSYTDFGDHHGNTFAGDGRFSNTAWQGHLVGGLNLGPVGLFAKAGVANWETRFSNDLFTGKDDGSDPSYGIGAKFQIDALQLRAEYERLTMDDADLDFYSIGAALTF, from the coding sequence ATGAAACTGAACCCATCACTCTCCGCTTTGGCTTTAGTAGCAGCCTTGATGGCCGCCCCGGTATGGGCCGGCAACGAAACCGGCCTGTATCTGGGCGGCTCGGTTGGCAGCGCGCAACTCACCTACGACAGTGCAGACGCCTATATCGATGACAGCGATGGCGGCTACAAAGTATTTGGTGGCTACAATTTCGGGTTAGTGCCCGCTGTGGACCTGGGTATTGAAGTGAGCTACACGGATTTTGGCGATCATCACGGCAACACCTTTGCCGGTGACGGCCGCTTTTCCAATACCGCCTGGCAGGGCCATTTAGTGGGCGGTTTGAATTTGGGGCCGGTGGGCCTGTTTGCCAAGGCGGGTGTCGCCAACTGGGAAACCAGATTCAGCAACGACCTGTTTACCGGTAAAGATGATGGCTCGGATCCGAGTTATGGCATTGGCGCCAAATTCCAGATTGATGCACTGCAATTGCGCGCGGAATACGAACGCCTGACCATGGACGACGCTGATCTTGATTTTTATTCCATCGGTGCAGCGCTGACCTTCTGA
- a CDS encoding S9 family peptidase, whose protein sequence is MRHFLFAAGAALALLGCDAGEKNNMTQSHLKALPDAPAAEQREHHFSHHGIRVSDPWHWLRDQDYPTVNDQPVLDYLNAENAYFHRWLAPNKALTDTLFEEFKGRLDETETSVPWVSNGYEYRWEFREGQEYRTRLRKPVGAPASEETVFLDETALAQGHEYFVLSDYSISPDNRYVAYSVDTAGDERYVIRIKDLSTGDYLADEITDAGGSVLFTQDGSLIYESLEPVKWRIKSINRHRLGQPVSEDQVLLAESDDSFFMGFRETSDQAYLVVGASKRGVSEYYVLPQNQLDAEPVLLASREAGFEYEVDHAHGKFWFRANDQHVNFRLATAPDDAPQHANWTTVIAGSDSVYIRDIKAFKDFFAIKQSVNGLEQMQIRDYQGNAHALAFPESVFSVSMFSNTAFDQAHLRLNYTSMITPATVFDYQVAEKKLVERKVDRIPSGYDKSQYETQRIMITARDGVQVPVSLMYRKGLQLNGKNPLHLYAYGAYGYGMPTRFSANVLSLVDRGMVYAIAHVRGGDEMGYQWYLDGKLTKRTNTFNDFVDAARGLIAAGYTGAGNISISGRSAGGELMGAAVIQAPELWSSVILGVPFVDVLNTMLDASLPLTPPEWTEWGNPIEDKAAFELLRSYSPYDNITPRDYPPMLVLGGLNDPRVTYWEPAKWTAAMRHHKTDDNLLIMRMNMGAGHFANSGRYGRLRDYAEEFTFTLLSHGIKR, encoded by the coding sequence ATGCGACATTTTCTCTTTGCGGCGGGTGCGGCACTTGCCCTCCTGGGCTGCGATGCGGGTGAAAAAAACAACATGACACAATCACATTTGAAGGCGTTGCCGGATGCTCCCGCGGCTGAGCAGCGTGAACATCATTTTTCGCACCATGGCATTCGCGTGTCTGATCCCTGGCACTGGTTGCGTGATCAGGATTACCCCACGGTCAACGATCAGCCGGTACTCGACTACCTGAACGCGGAAAACGCCTATTTTCACCGTTGGCTGGCGCCTAACAAGGCCCTCACCGATACCCTGTTTGAGGAGTTCAAAGGCCGGCTGGATGAAACCGAAACGTCGGTGCCCTGGGTGTCGAACGGCTATGAATACCGGTGGGAGTTCCGCGAGGGTCAGGAATACAGAACCCGCTTGCGCAAGCCGGTGGGTGCGCCGGCCAGTGAAGAAACGGTGTTCCTGGATGAAACCGCGCTGGCGCAGGGGCACGAGTATTTTGTCCTTAGTGATTACAGCATCAGCCCGGATAACCGCTATGTGGCCTACAGCGTAGATACGGCTGGTGACGAGCGCTATGTGATTCGGATCAAGGATTTGAGCACGGGTGACTACCTGGCCGATGAAATCACCGATGCCGGCGGCTCGGTGTTATTTACGCAGGATGGTTCTTTGATTTACGAATCATTGGAGCCAGTGAAATGGCGGATTAAAAGCATCAATCGCCACCGACTCGGCCAGCCGGTGAGTGAAGACCAGGTGTTGCTGGCAGAATCTGACGACAGCTTTTTCATGGGCTTTCGGGAGACCTCGGACCAGGCGTATCTGGTGGTGGGTGCCAGCAAGCGCGGCGTGAGCGAATATTACGTGCTACCGCAAAACCAGCTGGACGCCGAACCGGTATTGCTGGCATCGCGCGAGGCCGGCTTCGAGTATGAAGTGGATCACGCCCACGGCAAGTTCTGGTTCCGCGCCAATGACCAGCATGTGAATTTCCGGTTGGCCACGGCGCCGGATGATGCGCCACAGCATGCCAATTGGACCACGGTGATTGCCGGCAGCGACAGTGTGTATATTCGCGATATCAAAGCCTTCAAGGACTTTTTTGCCATCAAACAATCAGTGAATGGTCTGGAGCAGATGCAGATCCGGGATTACCAGGGCAACGCGCATGCGCTGGCGTTCCCCGAGTCTGTTTTCTCCGTTTCCATGTTCAGCAATACCGCGTTTGACCAGGCCCACCTGCGATTGAATTACACGTCGATGATTACCCCGGCCACGGTATTCGATTATCAGGTGGCGGAGAAAAAACTGGTGGAGCGAAAAGTCGACCGGATTCCATCGGGTTACGACAAGAGCCAGTATGAAACCCAACGCATCATGATCACCGCGCGCGACGGCGTTCAGGTGCCGGTCAGCCTGATGTACCGCAAAGGCCTGCAGCTGAATGGTAAAAATCCGCTGCACCTTTACGCCTATGGCGCCTACGGTTATGGCATGCCCACGCGTTTTTCCGCTAACGTGTTGTCGTTGGTGGATCGTGGCATGGTGTATGCCATTGCGCACGTGCGCGGTGGCGATGAAATGGGTTACCAGTGGTACCTGGATGGCAAACTCACCAAGCGCACCAATACCTTCAATGATTTTGTCGATGCCGCTCGGGGTCTGATTGCGGCGGGCTATACCGGTGCAGGCAATATCAGTATTTCCGGTCGCTCGGCCGGCGGCGAATTGATGGGCGCGGCAGTGATTCAGGCGCCGGAACTCTGGAGCAGTGTGATTCTGGGCGTGCCTTTTGTGGACGTGTTGAACACCATGCTGGATGCGTCGCTGCCATTGACGCCGCCGGAGTGGACCGAATGGGGAAATCCGATTGAGGATAAAGCGGCGTTCGAGTTGCTGCGCAGTTATTCGCCCTATGACAACATCACTCCGCGCGATTACCCGCCCATGCTGGTATTGGGCGGCCTGAATGATCCGCGCGTCACCTATTGGGAACCGGCTAAATGGACCGCCGCCATGCGGCATCATAAAACCGACGACAACTTATTGATTATGCGGATGAACATGGGCGCGGGGCACTTCGCCAACAGCGGTCGCTATGGCCGCCTGAGAGATTACGCAGAGGAATTCACGTTTACGTTGCTGTCTCACGGCATTAAACGCTGA